The genomic stretch CCTCAGTTGGTTGGTGAGTAAGGTCGTATGGTTCATGAATAGCCAACAGAGGAATAGAGTCTTCTTGGCTAAAGTGAGTCAAGCGCTTGATTTCATCCAACAACTCTTTTTCTGACAATTCTGCAACATTGATTCGAGTCTCATCTTtgggacccgaatataaccacatctgATGAGCTCTAGACATAACTGGCTGAATGCAACGCCTCAGAAATACATCAGCAACCACAGTGCCGATCATTGTTTGACCATCGGCGTTCTTAATCTCCAATATTCTTTCATACAATTTGTCGGCTACTACCTTTTCTTCGGCAGTCAGTATGTTCCTCCAGGATTTCTTCGGCATTGCTTCGAGTACGTCAACAAACTTTGGCAGGCATGTGCTGCATCCAGCAATCGATGGATCCCTGagatagaaccacttcaacctccatccttggacagattctctcattgggtaGTTGAAGTAATTGACCTCTTTTCGGACGACGAAACCAACCCCACCGGTGATGAAGGGTCCATTGTTGCTGCTGTAACGTTTGATaaagaaaatcttcttccataAGCCCCAATGGGGATCAATTCCAAGGAAAGCCTCACAAGTGGTGATAAAGATTGCAAGATGAAGGATAGAATTCGGGGTCAACTGCCAAAGTTGAATCCCGTAGGAAAGCAAAAGACACCGGAGGAATTCATGTGCTGGCAGGGATAATCCACGATACAAAAATGCAGCGAACATGATAGTAAATCCGGCAGGAGGGTTGGGATGAGAATCTAAACTTGGTAAGATTACGTCACCCTTGTTGTCAGAGATCAACCCAAGGCTCCGCACTTTCTTCTCGTCGTGCTTCATCATAGTGGATGCGGTCCAGTCACCTGGGGCATCCCTGacaatggcggcggcggtgtccacGGCAGTTTTCTTTGGTGTGGCTGTGGCGGCCTTGGGGCCAGTGGCGCTCGTGGCGGCGCTGCCTGCGGCGGTGGCGCCCTTCTTCTTAACCATCTTGGCGAAATTTCTTAAGAACTTTGGAGATTTTGGCGCGGCGGCATTAAGAGCGCAGCAGTAGCAAGATGTAGGggcgaaggaagaagaagaagatggcaGGGAGAAAGAGGAGTAAAATCTTTGGTTCCCCTTTTATAAAGGAAAAGTTGCTCAGGATCTGGGCCGGTGGATTCGTGCCGTAAAAATTGGGCGCGGATGTGGCTGACCACATGTCAGAATAACAAGCAAGCCAAAGGACTATTACCTCCACTatgcgcggaaatcgaggagacgcctcgaatAGAGCGCAATGTTCGGTCATTTCCAAAACGGACTGCTCAGACAGGAATGGGCCCGTCAAGTCACATCCCGTCAGACTCGCTGCTGTAGTTACAACGTCActgatgatgtcatcaaagttATCAACTCCTTATGACAAAACCACTCGAAATAAAAATTGGCATCCGACAGAATCtgctcaacttgagtctacgcacggttgcgaacatccgtccctagactcgggggctactcccatcgggagcgctgtacgcgcacccgataaaaacatCAAAGGCATCGTTAATCAAAGGATTCAAAGAAGAATGGACCCGAAGGTTCCAGCAAAACCAGGATCATGCCCAGGgatttgattctgtgtagggtaacgttgttttgccatcggcagttaaccagcatcggTTTATCGAGTAAGGCTGGGCACGTTACTTCTATCCCTTACGTACAACCAAACTGCATGGCTTCACCCGAAGTCttttgaagacccgatatacTAAAAgtaccggatgacgaaggaagctcaGAAAGCATCGACATcaaaatcttcgagtagtacaacttgagtctacgcacggttacaaacatccgtccctagactcggggcctactcccatcgggaacgctggacgcgcacccgatatcaaGTAATTTCGACCTCATAGCAAACGAGGAGATTCAATTTTCTTCGGCAGCTAAGGATATTCGGATGAAGGCAActatagtccctgcccgaagcttcacttcggccagttactcgggggctactgatgtgggcattacccttcgggtacccgacattagcctacctcccttggcccaactaggggcccacgaAGATTGTCCAGTAACCAAGGTGGGCCCAtacgtcggttccaaagaaggagACCTACCAGAAGACGgattcttgatggacaaggcaagaaggcgtCGTTAAAGGAAAGACTATAGTAGATttcattgtaacctagtcgagttcggataggactctcgggacctggcctgatatataaaggccaggagagggcctgccgaacaTGAGAAGAACAACAATAGCGCGTAGAACCATCGCAACTTAGAGCACAaaaccctagaatccttgcctctcggcgagtcaACCATAGCGgcgtatcggctaccccattgtaacctgacatattcgataaatcaagatcagacaagcaggaagtaagggttttacctcaccgaggaccccgaacctgggtaaatctctctccccgtttgtttggtatccgatgtctcgtgctagcctgcaggattccgttaaccctaagcccctcatggtgggcattaccgaggagcaccctcgtcaaccgGTTTACCTTAATCCAAGGCAACCGTATAACTAACAAAATCTATTTTTGGATGCGGCATTCAAAACACAGATAAGGAAAATTTGGTTTCCACAACCCAAGAAATTATAGTTTTGGGAAGACCCGGATATTCATTGTTTTTCGGAACATGCGGTTCCATGAAACTAGTTGCACCTACCCCAATTGTTACTCAACAAAGTTACCAAACATGATTTCCATTTCCACAAATTATTCCTAAAATGAGTTTTCCTAAAACCTTTTGCCAAAACCCTCTATCCAAACGAGCTTAAGAAACCACTAGTCGGGGATATGACCCCAGGTATCCCAGAGTTGGTGATCCAATGAATCAATAAAAGGAAAAGATAGGCAGGCTATAAATAAGAGaataaataaaaaggaaagacGGCCTCCATGGGCCGAGTCAGCCCAAAGTCGGTCTGATCGACCTCCTCCCAGGCCGGTATCAGGCCCAAAACCGACTTTGGGAGCCTCCAGCCGACATTGGCCAAAAACCGGCATGGTCCTATGTTGGTTTTCCCATCCCGGTGGGCTGTATTGCCCAGTCCGGCTTTCCCACCTTCAGATCCCGGGTGGGCCGACTTCGTGGGCTCAGAACCGAGTTTCCCCTACAACATCGATATTGGCCTCCCTTGGCCGGTATGGCCCAATCCCGGCTGGGCCGTTTCCAGTCGCACCCCGCCTGGGCCGACATCAACCCCGGTCACACCCCGCCTGGGCTGGCATGGCCTCACCCCGGCAGCTCCCCTCCTGGGTTGGCATTTCCCTCAACCCGGCCGTCCCACCTTGCCACTTCTTTCCCTGGGCCGGCATCCAGGCACCCAGGCCGACATCACGCTCCCCCGCCACAAGCTACGCCGACATCTAAGTATGCTCCATGCCGCCACGTTCCTCCATCGCCAAGACCAAGCACCAGCCGAGTCTTGGGACACCCCATGCTCGGACTCGACATACGTCTCCCATACGTGAAGATAAGAATGACGACCAAGGCCAGACACAAAGAGGATAAGAACGATAACAAGGAGATGTAGTGGACACAAAGAAGAAGACAAGGCAACGTACCAGCCCATGCTCCTATCGCCTCCAAAAGTGATGACAAGACCCCAGTAGTCATTTCATGTATAGTGTATATTGTACAATGTACGTGGGGCAACCCTTGTCCCCTGGGCAGCACCTATGATCAGCCCCTTGGGAGCTCATTTCCCCCCCAGGTCACATACAAGCTCCTTCTTCATCTAACTCTTCAGCTCCCAGTGAAGGCCTCATACGGGCATAGATGATATAACTCAAGGAGAACCATTGTACCTCGCATATACAGCTCCATATAGATCAGACATGtaggagtaggggtgttacctcaccacgagggccccgaacctgggtacacTGTGTGTTCTTCCGTGTGAGTCTTTACTGCATCATCCCTCCCTGGATCATCCGGTGTCTATTGGCCCCAAACTTAAACCTACTCATGGCATCTGCCATGACACCACCACAACAACTAGGGTAGCCAGCTCTGGTTTATTCCGGTCTGACCAACAGTCTGGTATGGGATTTTAAACTACAGTCAAAAGATAATGGCTTGATCTGATATAATATTACAAGGGAAAGTACATTTTTTGATCCATTAACTATTGCCCGCGCTAATAAAGTAATAAATCTTATAATTTGAATCTTAATTTTCCAAACATTGTAAATTTCTTTCACGGTGACGCGGCAAAGGTTTCTGCACACAAGCCTAACCCGCACGAAAAAACTGAAGAAAATTGGGaaactcaaaaataaaataaaggcaaaGTAAGGAAAAGAATCTAACATATGAACATTTGTGTTGCTTTTTTATGCCTTCACACTTTTCTACAAATTCCGACTTATCATAGATGATTTTCCTCTAGTCTAGataatttttttttgagttttGTAGACCTGTTTTATCGTATGATTACTTTCCATTCTTTGGTTTTGTTGGAGTTCTCATATTTTTGGAACTATCTTATTTTTTCAATATGATGTTAATTGACTACCATGCATTGAAAAACACCATCACGTCATCCAAGGCTGCTTTGCACTTGTCCCAGAAATGAATTGTGTATGGTCGTGACACTTAAGAACGTACTTGTCTAGTTTTATAGTTTACAGTTTAGGGACAAAATCTAGACTTGGGAAACATCAGAGAAGCTCAAGTAGAGCTTAATATTCaaaaacaagtttaattcacaaaTTGGCTTAATTATAAGAAGCTCCAAAATCTGACACTGCAAAATGATTTTCTTGCAGACTATCAAACTGTATGATGAAGATGCTACATTGTTGGCCATGCATGATCCGGTACACGATTTAGCAAGATTAGTCATGGAAGATGAAATTCTTGTTGTTGGCAAAGACGGCAACACTGAAGGAAGCTGGTACCATTatgctttgcttgatgattgtaGTAAGCCATTGGGCTTGGAGTCATCAAAGATAAGGGCACTCCGTTTTATGGGTTGTGACAAAATTGAACTTCACTGTGCTGCATTTTCATCTGCCAAGTCCTTGCGCGTCCTTGACTTAAGCGAGTGCATCATACATAAGTTGCCAGACTCTATTGGTGTATTGAAGCAGCTGAGGTATCTTAATGCTCCTAGAGTCCAAGATGCAGTCATTCTGAATGGTATCATCAAGCTCTCAAAGTTATTGTACCTTAACCTTCATGGGTCTTCTAAAATCTTGGCTTTACCAGAATCATTTGGGAGGCTAAAAGAATTAGTACATCTTGATTTGTCAAATTGCTCTTGTATTGGAGGTGTATCGGAGTTCTTGGGCAGCCTCATAGAACTGAAATATTTGAACTTATCTTACTGCAAAAAAATTGGAGAGATGCGAGGAGCTCTGGGCGCCCTATCCAAACTAGAGTATTTGAAGTTATCATTCAGCTCATATCTTGAAACTTGCAAAGAAGCAGAAGTTTTGGGCACCCTGAACAAACTTGAGTATCTAAACTTATCTTCACATTATTGTCGTCTTGAAAAGCTCCCAGAAGCTTTGGGCAGATTCATTCAACTCAAGTACTTAAACTTGTCAGGTTGTGAGAAAATGCTACAACTGCCGAGGTCATTTCGAAGTCTAAAAAAATTGGCGCATCTTGATCTATCAGGCTGTGGTAGTATTTCTTATCTAGATGAAGCTTTGGCTGGTCTTTCCAATCTGCAACATTTGAATTTACAGGGTACACGTATCAAGTTGTTGCCAGAAAATGTGACCAAACTACGGTATTTGAATGTGTCTGGGCTGACTTGTATGTATGATACCATGGACAGTCTCATCAACGATATATGCAGTAATCTTTCCAatctggagcatttggacttGTCTAATAATACTAATCGTATACGCAGTATACCTGAAAGTATTTGTAACCTGAGAAAACTGCATACATTGAACCTCGCAAACTGCTGGTATCTTGTAAAGATACCAGGTAGTATAGGTACAATGGATAGTTTGAAGTTTCTTGATATAAATGGTTGTTGGGCAATCTCCAAAGCCCCTCAGGTTGGCAGCAGTGCAATATCGTTACCACACTTTGGGGTGCAGCCTGGTGATGGCCACTCTAGCAGCAACCTCGTCCTGCTACAACACATAGATTCTGTGGTGCTCAAGTTGACTGGACTTGAAAATGTGAAGTCCGTAGAAGAGGCCCAGCGTATAAATTTGATGGGGAAGAAAAAACTTGAGGACTTGAAACTAGAGTGGACTCCAGATGCTGAGAGGTTTGTGGATCACAAAATTTTGATGGAAAATATGGTGCCACCGAGCACATTGGTGTGGTTGGAGATATGTGGTTACAGCGGTGTCAGCTTTCCAGCCTGGCTAGTACTGTACCAACTGCCAAACCTAGAGTGTCTGGTTCTCAGAGACATGGTAAACCTGGAAGAGTGGACCACGTCACACTCCAGTGGTGAGGATCACGTGCTTGAAAAGTTAGAAATTCATGATTGCCCCCTgttaaggttgaaaccgcttccacCTAAAGCTAAAATGTGGAGGATAGCAAACAGCGATAAAGTGTTATCATCATGGGGAGAGTGTACTGGACCACACACCAATGCCACCTCCTCCTTTTCTCCGGTAACTACTGAGCTGTCAGTTGAAAACTGCAAGGTACCTCTGCATCAGTGGAGGTTGCTTCAGCACTTAATTGGCCTCACTGATTTGCATATTAAAAGCTTAGTCGGTCTGACCGGCTCACCAGAGGTCATCCAACATCTCTCCTCTCTGAAGATTCTAACACTAGAAGACAGATACTTGAAAGAGCTGCCAAAATGGCTGAACGAGAACAACTGGCAACTCACAAAGCTAACACTGCGGGGTTGCAACAGCATGGCATCACTGCCGCATTGGTTAGGAGAATTAACCTCCCTCAAAGAACTTGTCTTGTTTGGCTGTGCTGTCCTGAGTTCTTTGCCAGAAAGCTTACATCAACTCGGCGGTCTCCAGGCACTAGACATTAGTGACTGCCCTAAATTAAATCACTTGGGTGAAAGGGTATGTCTCCTGCCCAGCTCTCTCGACACTCTTAAAATCAGGAACTGTAACGGTATCAAGTGTTTGCCTGAGGGCAGGGAACAACTCACCAACCTCCAAATACTACATATTCATGATTGCCCTGACCTAAAGCAATGGTGTGAATTAGAGGAGAACATGTTGAAGCTGGCTCACATAGAAAACAAGGTACGTGTCCTACCAAAGCTGGCTCTCTGTAGTACTAATGTTATTTTATTTTTACGTACTCTTCCCCTTTTCTTATATATTAGAATTTATTCTTTCATACATTTCTTACAGAGGGTTCTTTCATGCAGAAATGTCCACATATTCATATACTTTGCCTTGCTATTTTCCATTTGTTAAACACCACCTCATTTTGCAAAATATAGTGGTAGAAAaagatgatttctctggtttctaGAGTACATCTACTGGCCAGTGTGTCACACTTGGAACCATCTTTTTATTTGTCTGAATGTAACATTTTCCTTATGTATACAGCTTATCATTCATATGAACTTTAACCAAAGTTAATAAGATTATTGTTATTATTCATTTTGCAGTATTTGCGCTAGGACTGTGACCTAGACAGGTTATACACACAGCAGGCTGCAAAATTTAGGGCATGAATTACATTGCAAGATTTCGTTCAGGACGATTTGGATTCATTGAGTTGAAGGAGGACCATCACGAGAAGTGGAATTGTAATTCTTGCTTGCAATCTGGAGGGATATAATTTCTACCATAGTTTGTTCGATTGAAAGAAAGCATGAATGTCAACGTGATGATTGTAATCAAACAATTTGTAATGTCTGGGGGCTCTGTTAGTTTGCTCCTTTTTGTAACCAAACAATTTGTAATCTCTGTGTCATCCATCTTTCCTGTCCTGATGATTAAGATGCATGCAACACTCGCTCAGCACTTATAGAGCATGGTACTTTCTTGTGATGATCTGGTGGTACAATATCTATTTGAATGTGTGCTGGTGGCGCCACGAAACAGGGCAGGCAGCCGAAAAATCCACAACTCAGCGCGCTAACCCCTCACAGATCTCCAGCCGCTGCGTACGCCTCCAACCCACGAGTTCCTTCGCCACTTCCTCCATCGGGTCGGCACACCTGTTAGGAGTGCAGGACGCGAGGTGAGGATGCACCTCCTCTCGCGCCGCCGGCCGgtttgttgtcttccttggccggcCGGAAGGAGAAGAGATGCCGGCGGATCCAGCAGCGGCGGTGGTCTCCGTTTAGGCTGCCTCCGACGCGTGGTACTTTTTGTCTCGCCTCAGTTCGTCCTACATTTTTTAAAGTTTGTACACTCCGATTTTGTGTGAGATAATTTCTAGGCTGTTTACGTGTAGGATCCAAATACCATGGTTTAAGAGCAGCTGTAGCTGTGTTCCGTAAAATCTAAAACCCTCCTAAAGAGATTTAGGATAAGCTGGACGTTTGACCGATTCAGCCGCTCCAAAGTTCTTTTCCATCCGACAAGGACTAATATGGTGTTCGGCGTCTTAATCTATCCCCGCTACACACGGGACACTACGGGGGCGCTGGACGTAGCCAAAAGCCGTGTCGCCAGTGGCGGGACGGCCTCGACAGCCACACAGAGGCATCCACGTGAGGTTTTACGCTGTCACCTACCTCCAGTCAAGCGGCGTAATGGCCGCGTAGCTTTCTCGTCGAGCCGCGCAGCGAAGCGTCGCTTAACGCATGGCCGTGTGGCCATCCACGCTGGAGTTATTTGCGACCAACCGTCCCAAACCGCTTCGCCTGCCGCCACTGTATAAAAGACGAACCGTCCTTCTCGGCGACTCCACACCATTCGCGCTCTCCCCCCACATCGCTTGCCGCCACTGTATAAAAGACGAACCGGCCTTCTCGATGACTCCAAACCATTCACGCCCTCCCCCACACCTCAGCCATGTTGAGCAGACGCCACAACATCGCCACAAACTTATTCGGGCGCGGCAGCCTCACCATCAGCAAGGCATGGGCGTTCTACGGGGCGCGTTACCCTGTGCTGCTGGACATGCGCCTAccgagcagcggcggctggaacatAGCTGTCAACAGGATCAGCATTCCGCTTGCGCACGCGCTGGAGACCGATTGttggcatgacgagatcaaggcccaGCGGAGGGAGTACAACTAATTGTTTTTTAGCACATATACGTCCAAAATACAAATCTCGCTCATCACAAATTTGATTGATCTTCTTTAACTTATCCTTGTTTGCATCACTAGCTTTCAGAAGATCATAGAAGGTGTATTccaacttcttcttctcctcctttagttttttttctttttttatatcCTTCCATATCTTCTTCTCCTCTAGCAGCAAATTAATTCCTCTCCTTTTCCATCTTGTGCAACTCACTTTCAAAATCGTTCTTacaatttttttctaattttgcCATATTTTGCTCCAACGCAGGCAGCATCCATCTAGTGATTCATGTCGGGCACTATACATACTGGTGTATTTTTCTTCCACCTTGCTCTTTTCTTCAATCAAATTCTTCGTGAGCTCAGCATTTTGAATTTTCTCGTGATTTTGAGAACTTTTGCCTCATAGATGCCCCACAAAGAGGTTAATGCATGTTGGCATGGCAAAGACCATTGAGGATCAGCCCAATACACAAACCAGCAGTTGATACCATGCTACAAATGTGAATTATGTATAAATCTGAGAAATTCATCTCTTACTAAATCAAGACAATGTAGCACACTTCTTCTTGTTTTCTTCGAACATACATAGAAATGACGTCATGTGCTCGTCCCTTTGAAAGCAACGGCTTCCTCCAGCAAAAGGTCATGCATACGGCACCGCGGAGCTGATTcgggatcggcaatgccggttCACGCTGGGTCGGTGATCGTCTACGGCGTGTAGTCCAGCTCGGGGTACTACACATCGGCAAAGATAGGCATAATTCTAAGCTATGAAGACAATCCTTAAATAATTTCTAAATTGACAAGCCttgcccaaaccctaaacctaaagcaCATCGCCAGTGTAGGGGAGaggttggaggtgatggaggactCACACGCCGCGCCAAGACTCCTTGGCTCGACATCCTTCGGGCGGCGTTAGTGGCAACAGTCCGGCCACAGAGGGTTGTTGCGGCGGTCTGCATAAGCGATGTAGCGGTTCCAACAGCCGACGACATGACGTGCACTCGGTCCAGTAGCTCTCACACAACCCGCGGAGTTTCTGGCGCGTCAAATCATGGATGGCGGGGATGGTGATTTGGAGGCGGCGAAGGGAGTAGAGTACCGCCGCAAGGTCGGGAGAGAAAGAGGGCGAATGGGGAGGGTTGTGTTGTTGCCAGGACGGCCGTACATGGTGTTTACCGCATGTCGAACGTTGCTGGCCCCCCCCCCCGCGTTTGACCTCCTTGCTACGGGGCTGGCACGGGAGTGCCGGTAGAATTATTGGGCCCCTACGCGCGCAGCACAGCTTGGGGGTGCCGGTGGGAGACGATTTTGTACAGAATGCCCGGATCTCCTTTGGGCCTTGTTCGGCACGCAGGGATTGGAGTGTATTATGCCTAGTGTTTTAGGTGAAAACACATTGTTCAGTCAGGGATCGGGCCTTGCTAAGCTAGGCTATTGGTTCAACTAGCTTTGCACGGGTACAACCATGGGCATGCGCTTCGGGCTCCGTCGCCAATTAGGCTGGGCGTTTTCCGTCGCCAATTAGGCTGGGCATTTTTGCCCTGGGTTGGGAATCGATTGTAGTGAGCAAAACGTATCGCAAGTTGGCGAGAGAAAACGCGAGGACTGCCTAGGGTTTTGATTCACACGTGTAACGGCAGGTTTTGCAGAAATAATTGAAGCCGGACTCTTCCAAACCTATA from Lolium rigidum isolate FL_2022 chromosome 4, APGP_CSIRO_Lrig_0.1, whole genome shotgun sequence encodes the following:
- the LOC124648190 gene encoding putative disease resistance protein RGA4, yielding MAALGGMLAAAILKVVADQIGSAIGGQIKLQNNFEKELRKMKMALESVEAVLKVAERRSITDEPTLLWLKRLKDAMYAISDMIDEFEADTEAISKPSARKLSFKKYLAIMIPCITIFPKITMANKMEKMRDDLEVITDQHKKFKLKEGTNANEPQATDIRETSSTLETQIIGRTEEKDEILALLSGSMTEEITILPIYGIGGIGKTTMAKMIYNSTQFREYSQVWVYVSQTFDLKKIGNSIISQLSEKEKESEYTQMEMIRKSLQKLLANKKILIVLDDLWEGEEFHLERLMDMLRDGKGGIVVGIVTTRDDDIANKISTIKPYKLAPLTDDICWSIIKQKSAFESRCDKEQLEEIGKIIAMKCAGVALAAKALGYMLRSMKFGEWESMRDSDIWNVSTLKDTSSTQVLVSLKLSYSVMPSYLKLCFAYCAIFPKGHQILKDDLIHQWISLGFSTWQLGERYINQLLGLSFLEHSKSPSTIKLYDEDATLLAMHDPVHDLARLVMEDEILVVGKDGNTEGSWYHYALLDDCSKPLGLESSKIRALRFMGCDKIELHCAAFSSAKSLRVLDLSECIIHKLPDSIGVLKQLRYLNAPRVQDAVILNGIIKLSKLLYLNLHGSSKILALPESFGRLKELVHLDLSNCSCIGGVSEFLGSLIELKYLNLSYCKKIGEMRGALGALSKLEYLKLSFSSYLETCKEAEVLGTLNKLEYLNLSSHYCRLEKLPEALGRFIQLKYLNLSGCEKMLQLPRSFRSLKKLAHLDLSGCGSISYLDEALAGLSNLQHLNLQGTRIKLLPENVTKLRYLNVSGLTCMYDTMDSLINDICSNLSNLEHLDLSNNTNRIRSIPESICNLRKLHTLNLANCWYLVKIPGSIGTMDSLKFLDINGCWAISKAPQVGSSAISLPHFGVQPGDGHSSSNLVLLQHIDSVVLKLTGLENVKSVEEAQRINLMGKKKLEDLKLEWTPDAERFVDHKILMENMVPPSTLVWLEICGYSGVSFPAWLVLYQLPNLECLVLRDMVNLEEWTTSHSSGEDHVLEKLEIHDCPLLRLKPLPPKAKMWRIANSDKVLSSWGECTGPHTNATSSFSPVTTELSVENCKVPLHQWRLLQHLIGLTDLHIKSLVGLTGSPEVIQHLSSLKILTLEDRYLKELPKWLNENNWQLTKLTLRGCNSMASLPHWLGELTSLKELVLFGCAVLSSLPESLHQLGGLQALDISDCPKLNHLGERVCLLPSSLDTLKIRNCNGIKCLPEGREQLTNLQILHIHDCPDLKQWCELEENMLKLAHIENKYLR